A stretch of the Porifericola rhodea genome encodes the following:
- the lepB gene encoding signal peptidase I, producing MATFLKKKDPNTTESSSSKHKAPKSKTREWVDAIVFAVVAATLIRWLFLEAFTIPTPSMERSLLVGDFLFVSKMHYGARTPKTPLQVPLTHQTIWGTDIPSYVDWIQLPQFRLPGFSDVKRNDVVVFNFPTEFQHPTDLKTNYIKRCVGLPGDVIKVEDRQVIVNNQPLDAPEGAQFRYFVATDEVINDRVFDNFEVWEYNLTQGGYVVLCTPEIADEFAKLPFVNAVHSAAYSEDQVNPRIFPDASLFPWNADFFGPLEVPAKGMTVSLDEANLAKYEVVIQHYEGHEDVEKKDGKLYIDGQEINEYTFQQDYYFMMGDNRHNSEDSRFWGFVPEDHIVGKAFFIWLSVDPNGGFIDKIRWNRLFNLIE from the coding sequence ATGGCGACATTTCTCAAGAAAAAAGACCCCAATACCACAGAGAGTAGTTCTTCTAAGCATAAAGCTCCTAAGTCTAAGACCCGCGAATGGGTAGATGCAATAGTATTTGCAGTAGTCGCAGCTACCCTGATTCGGTGGTTGTTTCTGGAGGCATTTACCATACCTACTCCCTCCATGGAAAGGTCTCTTCTCGTAGGTGACTTCCTTTTTGTAAGCAAAATGCACTATGGGGCAAGAACTCCAAAAACACCGCTTCAGGTACCCTTAACACACCAAACCATTTGGGGCACCGACATTCCTTCTTATGTTGACTGGATTCAGCTACCTCAGTTCAGGTTACCTGGTTTTTCAGATGTAAAGAGGAATGATGTAGTAGTATTTAACTTTCCTACTGAGTTTCAGCACCCTACAGACCTCAAGACAAATTACATCAAACGATGTGTAGGCTTACCGGGAGATGTTATCAAAGTGGAAGACCGTCAGGTAATCGTTAACAACCAGCCTTTGGATGCTCCAGAAGGTGCTCAGTTCAGATATTTCGTAGCTACTGACGAAGTTATCAATGATCGCGTTTTTGATAATTTTGAAGTGTGGGAATACAATCTGACACAGGGTGGTTATGTGGTACTTTGTACACCTGAAATTGCGGATGAGTTTGCCAAGCTACCATTCGTAAATGCTGTACATTCGGCTGCTTATAGTGAAGATCAGGTCAACCCCAGAATATTTCCTGATGCCAGCCTTTTTCCATGGAATGCAGACTTTTTCGGTCCCTTAGAAGTACCTGCAAAAGGTATGACTGTAAGCCTGGATGAAGCTAATCTTGCCAAATATGAGGTAGTGATTCAACACTATGAAGGTCATGAAGATGTAGAGAAGAAGGATGGTAAATTATACATTGACGGTCAGGAAATTAACGAATACACCTTCCAGCAAGACTACTATTTTATGATGGGTGACAACCGGCATAATTCTGAAGACTCACGCTTCTGGGGTTTTGTACCAGAAGATCATATTGTTGGCAAAGCTTTCTTTATCTGGTTGTCTGTAGACCCTAATGGAGGATTTATCGACAAAATCAGATGGAATCGCTTATTTAACTTGATTGAATAA
- the dapB gene encoding 4-hydroxy-tetrahydrodipicolinate reductase — MNILILGYGKMGKTIEQLAIERGHTIVAKVDVDKRDEILENLKPEEVDVAIEFTQPDAAPFNIRYCLKNNIPVVSGTTGWLQEKSAIEDYCIEQNGTFFYASNFSIGVNIFFRLNEILAGIMNAYPDYKPSMEEIHHTQKKDAPSGTAITLAEGMLKSLDTKNDWHLEEQAAEGSGQSIAITSKREGEVPGTHIVKYQSEIDTIEIKHEAHTRKGFALGAVLVAEWIKNKKGILGMHDFIKF, encoded by the coding sequence ATGAACATTCTTATACTCGGATATGGCAAAATGGGAAAAACCATTGAGCAATTAGCCATTGAGCGAGGTCATACCATCGTAGCCAAGGTAGATGTAGACAAACGTGACGAAATATTAGAAAACCTGAAGCCTGAAGAGGTAGATGTCGCCATTGAGTTTACCCAACCGGATGCCGCCCCCTTTAACATTCGTTACTGTCTAAAAAACAATATACCTGTAGTATCCGGTACTACCGGCTGGCTGCAAGAGAAGTCGGCTATAGAAGATTATTGTATAGAGCAGAATGGTACTTTTTTCTATGCCTCTAACTTTAGTATAGGTGTTAATATTTTCTTCAGGCTCAATGAGATTCTGGCTGGCATCATGAATGCTTACCCCGACTATAAGCCTTCTATGGAGGAAATACACCACACCCAAAAGAAAGATGCGCCCAGTGGTACTGCCATTACCCTGGCAGAGGGTATGCTCAAGTCATTAGACACTAAAAATGACTGGCACCTGGAAGAACAAGCGGCAGAGGGCTCCGGACAGAGTATTGCCATTACCTCTAAAAGAGAAGGGGAAGTGCCTGGTACACATATTGTTAAATATCAGTCTGAAATAGATACTATAGAGATTAAACATGAAGCCCATACCCGTAAAGGTTTTGCTCTTGGTGCAGTTTTAGTAGCGGAATGGATTAAGAACAAGAAAGGAATTTTGGGCATGCATGATTTCATAAAATTTTAA
- a CDS encoding DUF5683 domain-containing protein, whose product MLWKTGIFCALCLVTQLFSATNCLAQEEESEATPETQVIMEDTIEINDQVLIGTDQKGNDAPPDSVVIFTGRNSKKIPRKAALYAAALPGLGQVYNGAYWKVPIVYGTFITLGWFATWYNDQYLVFRRAYIALDNGLPEQNPLINSVAAQGLTQVTNNLETIRRQRDFMYILMAGAYALQIMEAIVDAHLIEFDVSEELSLEIQPSAGQYYALSSGGGSFVPAAGLSLFLNIK is encoded by the coding sequence ATGCTGTGGAAAACAGGTATCTTTTGTGCATTATGTTTGGTAACACAGCTTTTTTCTGCCACAAACTGTCTGGCACAGGAAGAAGAAAGCGAAGCTACTCCTGAGACTCAGGTTATCATGGAAGATACCATTGAAATCAACGATCAGGTACTTATAGGTACGGATCAAAAGGGAAATGATGCTCCCCCGGATTCTGTGGTTATCTTTACAGGAAGAAACAGCAAGAAAATTCCTCGCAAGGCGGCCCTTTATGCTGCCGCTCTGCCTGGGTTAGGGCAGGTTTACAATGGAGCATACTGGAAGGTGCCGATTGTCTATGGCACCTTTATTACTTTGGGCTGGTTTGCTACCTGGTATAACGATCAGTACCTCGTTTTTCGTCGTGCCTACATTGCTTTGGATAATGGGCTTCCAGAACAAAATCCTTTAATTAACTCCGTAGCTGCACAAGGATTGACACAGGTAACCAATAATTTGGAGACAATTCGTCGCCAGAGAGATTTTATGTATATACTAATGGCAGGAGCTTATGCCCTCCAGATTATGGAAGCCATTGTAGATGCGCACCTTATTGAGTTTGACGTTAGCGAAGAGCTTAGCCTGGAAATTCAGCCTTCTGCAGGCCAATACTACGCTCTCTCTTCTGGTGGAGGTAGTTTTGTGCCAGCTGCTGGCCTTTCACTATTTTTAAACATAAAGTAA
- a CDS encoding ParB/RepB/Spo0J family partition protein produces the protein MSGKNPKRKNALGRGLGALLEDSDSSRKEQAVKEVSSINEISLNTIDVNPFQPRSNFDQEALEELAESIKVQGIIQPITVRKMGNDRFQIISGERRVQASKIAGLDMIPAYVRMANDQQMLEMALIENIQRENLNSIEIALSYQRLISECDLRQEQLGERVGKNRSTVNNYLRLLKLPPDIQAALRDNRISMGHARAIINVENVDQQLHIFEKTIKEDLSVRKVEALVRELSMPRKKEKPKEEVNPETAYQLRQIQTKLSSHFGTKVQIKSSGKEKGEIKIPYVSADDLNRILELLEM, from the coding sequence ATGTCAGGAAAAAATCCTAAAAGAAAAAATGCTTTAGGCCGTGGTTTGGGTGCTTTATTGGAAGACTCAGACTCGAGCAGAAAAGAGCAGGCTGTTAAAGAAGTTAGCAGCATAAACGAAATTTCTCTCAATACTATAGATGTAAACCCCTTCCAGCCCCGAAGTAACTTTGATCAGGAAGCACTGGAAGAATTAGCGGAGTCCATTAAAGTTCAGGGAATTATTCAGCCCATCACAGTTAGAAAGATGGGTAACGATCGTTTTCAGATCATTTCTGGAGAGCGTAGAGTGCAGGCTTCAAAAATTGCTGGCCTGGACATGATTCCCGCCTATGTGCGTATGGCTAATGACCAGCAAATGCTGGAAATGGCTCTGATAGAGAATATTCAGCGTGAAAATCTGAACTCTATAGAAATCGCACTAAGCTATCAGCGCCTCATCTCTGAGTGTGACCTGCGCCAGGAGCAACTTGGAGAAAGAGTAGGTAAAAACCGCTCTACTGTAAACAACTACCTGCGCTTGCTTAAGCTTCCGCCAGATATTCAGGCGGCCCTCCGCGATAACCGTATATCTATGGGGCATGCAAGAGCTATTATCAACGTAGAAAATGTTGATCAGCAGCTCCATATCTTTGAAAAAACGATTAAAGAAGACCTGTCGGTTAGGAAGGTAGAAGCCTTGGTACGAGAGCTTTCTATGCCTCGCAAAAAGGAAAAACCTAAGGAAGAAGTAAATCCTGAGACTGCTTACCAGCTGCGTCAGATACAGACTAAGCTTTCTTCGCACTTTGGCACCAAAGTACAGATTAAAAGCAGTGGTAAGGAAAAAGGCGAGATCAAAATCCCTTACGTTTCTGCCGATGACCTAAACAGAATACTGGAACTATTAGAGATGTAA
- a CDS encoding ParA family protein translates to MGKIIAIANQKGGVGKTTSAINLAASLAALEYKTLVVDADPQANSTSGLGFNPKEIENSIYECMVDEIEVKDTIVETDTSFLYLLPSHIDLVGAEIEMVSLDSRETRMRESLTPLKEEYDFIIIDCSPSLGLITINALTAANSVIIPVQCEYYALEGLGKLLNTIKIIQSRLNTSLEIEGILLTMYDVRLRLSNQVVEEVSNHFQHMVFKTLIPRNIKLSESPSFGLPAIVHDAESKGALSYLNLAREILEKNGITI, encoded by the coding sequence ATGGGCAAAATCATAGCAATCGCTAATCAAAAAGGAGGGGTAGGAAAAACAACCAGTGCGATCAACCTGGCAGCCAGCCTGGCAGCACTGGAGTACAAGACATTAGTAGTAGATGCTGACCCACAGGCCAACTCTACTTCAGGCTTAGGATTTAACCCTAAAGAAATAGAGAATAGTATATACGAGTGCATGGTAGACGAAATTGAAGTTAAAGACACCATCGTAGAAACTGATACCAGCTTTTTATACCTCCTGCCCTCTCATATTGATCTGGTGGGTGCTGAAATTGAAATGGTAAGTCTGGACAGCCGGGAGACCAGAATGCGTGAATCGCTTACGCCTTTAAAAGAGGAGTATGATTTTATTATTATTGACTGTTCACCTTCGCTAGGTCTTATTACTATCAATGCACTTACCGCTGCCAATTCTGTAATTATTCCTGTGCAATGCGAGTATTACGCACTGGAAGGGCTAGGCAAACTGCTTAATACCATTAAGATTATACAATCCAGACTTAACACCAGTCTGGAGATAGAAGGTATACTGCTAACCATGTATGATGTACGCCTGCGCCTTTCTAACCAGGTTGTAGAGGAGGTCAGCAACCACTTTCAGCACATGGTTTTTAAAACCTTAATTCCCCGTAATATTAAACTTAGTGAATCGCCTAGTTTCGGACTGCCAGCCATAGTGCACGATGCCGAAAGTAAAGGAGCTCTGAGCTACCTTAATCTGGCCCGAGAAATATTGGAGAAGAACGGGATCACTATTTAG
- a CDS encoding PfkB family carbohydrate kinase: MSLLAIGSVAFDQIETPFGKSDKIIGGSGTYIAMAASYFTNQTKLVGVVGEDFRQEDLNMMQKHGINTEGVQIKKGEKTFFWSGRYHADLNTRDTLVTELNVLGDFDPIIPESYQDCEYLMLGNATPAVQKTVIERLHKRPKLIVLDTMNFWMEEAFISGLKEVIGMVDVVSINDEEARMLSGEYSLVKAAKKIMAMGPKYLIIKKGEHGALLFSDEQIFFAPALPLEDVFDPTGAGDTFAGGFIGHLASTKDISFENMKRAVIYGSAMASFCVEQFGPEKLIELTADELEGRVQEFIDLVQFEIEYN, translated from the coding sequence ATGAGCTTATTAGCAATCGGAAGTGTTGCATTTGATCAGATTGAGACACCTTTTGGCAAGTCCGACAAAATTATTGGTGGTTCAGGCACTTATATTGCCATGGCGGCTTCTTACTTTACCAATCAGACTAAACTGGTAGGTGTAGTAGGAGAGGACTTTAGGCAGGAAGACCTGAACATGATGCAAAAGCATGGCATCAATACTGAAGGGGTGCAGATTAAAAAAGGGGAGAAAACATTTTTCTGGTCAGGGCGCTATCATGCTGATCTCAATACCAGAGATACATTAGTAACAGAACTCAACGTACTTGGTGATTTTGACCCTATTATACCAGAAAGCTATCAGGACTGCGAATACCTGATGCTGGGCAATGCAACGCCTGCGGTGCAGAAGACAGTGATAGAGCGTCTTCATAAACGTCCTAAACTGATAGTGCTGGATACGATGAACTTCTGGATGGAAGAAGCATTCATAAGTGGGCTCAAAGAAGTAATAGGCATGGTAGATGTTGTGTCTATCAATGACGAAGAAGCTCGTATGCTTTCTGGTGAATACTCACTTGTAAAAGCAGCCAAAAAAATAATGGCAATGGGACCTAAGTATCTGATTATAAAAAAAGGAGAGCATGGCGCCCTACTGTTTAGCGATGAACAAATCTTTTTTGCACCGGCCTTACCACTAGAAGATGTATTTGACCCTACCGGAGCCGGTGATACTTTTGCAGGTGGATTTATTGGGCATTTAGCAAGCACTAAAGATATTAGCTTTGAAAATATGAAGCGTGCCGTAATCTACGGTTCGGCTATGGCATCTTTTTGTGTAGAGCAATTCGGACCAGAGAAACTAATTGAACTTACTGCTGATGAACTGGAAGGACGTGTTCAGGAGTTTATAGATTTAGTACAGTTTGAGATAGAATACAACTAA
- the egtB gene encoding ergothioneine biosynthesis protein EgtB, which yields MIHPNQSSTSDLAQAQVSPLAKMYQDVRAHSTKLCKALKTEDYVVQPIQDVSPPKWHLAHTTWFFEQFILKPYKKDYQIFDDSYNFIFNSYYESMGDKMLRDHRGNMTRPSTEDVYLYRKYVDEQMLDWMHTAEFEAQSVLSELTELGLNHEQQHQELLVTDIKYILGNNPLFPAYLQHTETWKPKADLSKQEYIEISEGLYDIGFSGDGFHYDNEEGAHQVFLHNFRLLNRLITNGEYLEFMEAGGYDNYDLWLADGRDYVRQHAIKAPQYWHQIEGRWYQYTLHGLQALDEHAPVTHISHYEADAYARWKNKRLPTEQEWEVACKLAQYDQNLHKLHRANFVETEILQPQALQAAPTQDTPAQMMGDVWEWTQSAYLPYPFYQREKGALGEYNGKFMSNQIVLRGGSCATPESHIRCTYRNFFQPDKRWQFTGIRLAEYF from the coding sequence ATGATACACCCTAACCAATCCTCAACATCTGATCTGGCGCAGGCACAAGTATCACCTCTAGCCAAAATGTATCAGGATGTAAGAGCACACTCTACCAAGCTTTGCAAAGCTCTTAAAACAGAAGATTATGTAGTGCAACCCATACAGGACGTAAGTCCGCCTAAATGGCACCTGGCACATACTACCTGGTTTTTTGAGCAGTTTATCTTGAAGCCATACAAAAAGGACTATCAGATTTTTGATGACTCCTACAACTTTATCTTCAATAGCTATTACGAGAGTATGGGCGATAAAATGCTGCGTGACCATCGCGGTAACATGACGCGCCCATCTACCGAAGATGTTTATCTCTATCGTAAATACGTAGATGAGCAAATGCTGGACTGGATGCATACAGCAGAGTTTGAAGCTCAATCAGTATTAAGCGAACTTACTGAGTTGGGGCTTAACCATGAGCAACAGCATCAGGAATTGCTGGTAACAGATATCAAATATATATTAGGTAACAACCCTCTTTTTCCGGCTTACCTTCAGCATACAGAAACCTGGAAACCAAAGGCAGACCTGAGCAAGCAGGAGTACATTGAAATTTCAGAAGGGCTATACGACATTGGTTTCAGTGGAGATGGTTTTCACTACGATAATGAAGAGGGTGCACACCAGGTTTTTCTGCACAACTTCCGTTTACTTAACCGACTGATTACGAATGGAGAGTACTTGGAGTTTATGGAAGCAGGAGGTTATGACAACTATGACCTTTGGCTGGCTGATGGAAGAGATTATGTAAGGCAGCACGCTATTAAGGCTCCTCAGTACTGGCATCAGATAGAAGGAAGGTGGTACCAGTATACGCTACATGGTTTGCAGGCATTGGACGAACATGCTCCAGTTACCCACATTAGCCATTACGAGGCAGATGCATATGCCCGTTGGAAAAACAAACGTTTGCCTACCGAGCAGGAATGGGAAGTAGCCTGCAAACTTGCGCAGTATGATCAGAACCTACACAAGCTTCATAGAGCAAATTTTGTGGAAACAGAAATTCTACAGCCCCAGGCACTACAGGCAGCCCCTACTCAGGATACTCCAGCGCAGATGATGGGCGATGTTTGGGAGTGGACTCAAAGTGCTTACCTGCCCTATCCTTTTTACCAACGCGAGAAGGGTGCGCTAGGGGAGTACAATGGCAAATTTATGAGTAACCAAATTGTGTTAAGAGGTGGCTCCTGTGCCACTCCGGAAAGTCACATTCGTTGTACATATCGTAACTTTTTTCAACCTGATAAACGCTGGCAATTTACCGGCATCAGACTAGCTGAATATTTTTAA
- the egtD gene encoding L-histidine N(alpha)-methyltransferase — MKTNNFSNTATEGEYDQLSTIDMPDIDPNFAEDVQTGLQAEQKYLSSKYLYDKKGDAIFQQIMDMEEYYPTRCEYEIFELHKAEMLKHFGEGVDKFKLIEFGAGDGMKTKVLLKHFWKSSTSFDYVPIDISANIVKTLTKDLNENMPGLSVKGICDDYFRAFEKLDQSDEESRKVVLFLGANIGNFSSEESIDFLKKVASYLKSGDRLLIGFDLKKDPQTILNAYFDKNDITKSFKINLLERINRELGGNFDTSSFEYFPIYDPLEGSIRSHLVSKKEQEVYIEALQQTFHFDAWEAIFMERSQKYDLKDIHRMAEAAGFQCLHHFYDSKRYFTDSLWTLP, encoded by the coding sequence ATGAAGACTAACAACTTTTCTAACACTGCCACCGAGGGCGAGTATGATCAATTATCAACCATAGACATGCCCGACATTGACCCAAATTTTGCAGAAGATGTACAAACAGGTCTGCAGGCTGAGCAAAAATATCTTTCATCCAAATACCTGTACGACAAAAAAGGCGATGCCATTTTCCAGCAGATTATGGATATGGAAGAGTATTATCCAACGCGATGCGAGTATGAAATATTTGAGCTGCATAAAGCTGAAATGCTTAAACACTTTGGCGAAGGGGTAGATAAATTTAAACTGATAGAGTTTGGAGCCGGTGATGGCATGAAGACCAAAGTACTGCTGAAACATTTCTGGAAATCTTCGACCAGCTTTGATTATGTGCCTATAGATATCTCTGCCAATATCGTAAAAACCCTAACAAAAGATCTGAATGAAAATATGCCTGGCTTATCAGTTAAAGGTATTTGCGATGATTATTTTCGCGCTTTCGAAAAGCTGGACCAAAGCGATGAAGAAAGTAGAAAAGTCGTACTTTTTCTGGGAGCTAATATCGGCAACTTCAGTAGTGAGGAAAGTATCGACTTTCTGAAAAAAGTGGCCTCTTACTTAAAATCAGGAGATAGGCTACTTATTGGCTTTGACCTAAAGAAAGATCCTCAAACCATACTGAATGCCTACTTTGATAAGAATGACATAACTAAGTCGTTTAAAATCAATTTGTTAGAGCGGATAAACCGAGAGCTTGGAGGTAACTTTGATACTTCTTCTTTTGAGTATTTTCCCATATACGATCCTCTGGAGGGCTCTATCCGTAGCCATCTGGTAAGTAAAAAAGAACAGGAGGTGTATATAGAAGCTTTGCAGCAAACTTTCCATTTTGATGCCTGGGAAGCCATATTTATGGAACGCTCTCAGAAGTATGACCTCAAAGATATACACCGTATGGCAGAAGCCGCAGGCTTTCAGTGTCTGCATCATTTTTATGACAGCAAGAGGTATTTTACGGATTCTTTATGGACATTGCCCTAA
- the hemB gene encoding porphobilinogen synthase gives MQVRRPRRNRKSAAIRNMVQENKVGVEDLIFPLFLIEGDKQKVEVSSMPGIYRYSSDLILEEIQSCVELGIRTFAPFPSISDELKDPMASESHNPEGLFVSAIRKIKVSFPEVTLVTDVAMDPYSSDGHDGIVKDGKILNDETLEVLGKMALAQAEAGADMLGPSDMMDGRVGYLRQLLDAHGYTDVGIMSYTAKYASAFYGPFRDALNSAPKAGDKKTYQMNPANRTEALIEADLDVEEGADILMVKPAIPYLDVIRMLKDNYALPVAAYHVSGEYAMIKAASEKGWLNGEQCMQEALTCIKRAGADIILTYFAKEFALLQKRG, from the coding sequence ATGCAAGTCAGAAGACCTAGAAGAAATCGTAAATCTGCTGCCATTCGTAATATGGTACAGGAAAATAAAGTAGGGGTGGAAGATCTAATCTTTCCCCTTTTTCTAATTGAAGGAGACAAGCAAAAAGTAGAAGTCTCTTCTATGCCCGGTATCTATCGCTATAGTAGCGACCTCATTTTAGAAGAAATACAGAGCTGTGTAGAGTTAGGAATACGTACTTTTGCTCCTTTCCCCTCCATTAGCGATGAGCTTAAAGATCCTATGGCAAGTGAAAGTCATAATCCAGAAGGCTTGTTTGTAAGTGCAATCCGTAAGATAAAAGTGAGCTTTCCTGAAGTAACATTAGTCACTGATGTAGCTATGGACCCTTATAGCTCAGATGGGCATGATGGTATCGTTAAAGACGGTAAAATACTTAATGACGAAACGCTTGAGGTACTGGGCAAAATGGCTTTAGCCCAGGCAGAAGCGGGAGCGGATATGTTAGGCCCCTCAGATATGATGGATGGTAGAGTAGGTTACCTGCGCCAGTTGCTGGACGCTCACGGCTATACCGATGTTGGAATTATGTCCTACACTGCCAAATACGCCAGTGCTTTTTATGGCCCCTTTAGAGATGCTTTAAATTCTGCACCAAAGGCAGGAGATAAAAAAACTTATCAGATGAATCCGGCTAACCGTACTGAGGCATTAATAGAGGCAGATCTGGATGTAGAAGAAGGTGCTGATATTTTAATGGTGAAGCCCGCCATCCCGTATCTGGATGTAATTCGTATGCTAAAAGATAATTACGCCCTTCCGGTAGCGGCATATCATGTAAGTGGCGAGTATGCTATGATTAAAGCTGCCAGCGAAAAGGGGTGGCTCAACGGAGAACAATGTATGCAGGAGGCTCTCACTTGTATTAAAAGAGCAGGAGCAGACATCATCCTTACATATTTTGCCAAAGAGTT